Part of the Impatiens glandulifera chromosome 8, dImpGla2.1, whole genome shotgun sequence genome is shown below.
AAAAAAcccatcatcttcttcttccttctcacTATTACCAACTACAACCATGTCTGATGACACAAGAAATTTCTTTTACAATGACCCTTTCAATTCTTTCTCATCTCCCTATTACCCCATTATCTCACCGGAGGACATAGAGGATTACACGAGCTTGACATATTTTGGCTTTTCTTCTCCACAGAAGGAGGAAATTAAGCCAGACATAGATCTTGGACCAGGCCTACGAATCAGTGCTAACTCATCGTCTATGGATCAGGGTCAGGATCAGGATCATGAAGTTAAGAGCAGGATGAAGGAATATGTTCGGAGAGTCTTTGATGATGATCATAAAATTGATGGAGGAGATCAAAGTGCCAACAAAGTGTAAGTATACATGTTCTTAAAGTTGTAAACTATCTGGGTTTTCCTCAAACAATGAAGATCATGATCCTTTGAacttgtttaatttgataatgttataattaattaataagtgtGAATGGGGGTGCAGGGAGAAAggaatgaaaaagaaagaaagagaggcTAGGTTTGCTTTCGTGACAAGGAGTGAGGTTGACCATCTAGATGATGGTTACAAATGGAGAAAATATGGACAGAAATCAGTCAAGAATAGCCCTTTTCCAAGGTCATATATATGCTCATCTCTCATTTTgtaactttttcaaaaaaaccaactttataaatatgcAAACAAACTTTAGTAATTGTTATTATTGATATTGTTactagtttattattattatgatgatgttttatttgggtaaaaactcattttgatttttataattcacAGGAGTTATTACAGATGTACGACGCAAAAGTGCGGAGTTAAGAAGCTGGTTGAGAGATCTTACAACGATCCATCAACTGTGATCACGACATACGAGGGTCAACACAACCATCCCTTACCGGTCTCGAGAGGCGGCTTGATCCACACTAGCACCTTGCAACCTCCTGACCTATTATCACAATCGGTTAATCCTTCTAGGGGTATTTTGTACGATAATGTTGACCTAGGAGGAACAAGCTCGACATCGCAATGGAATGGAATGTCATCGTTTGATCTTCAGGAACAGTTCTCTGACTTTGGTCTCCTCCAAGACATGTTTATTAAGAATGATTAGCATCCTAGTTTTGCACTTCATTCACCATGTAATCCTAATTTCTACATACAATTATGAATCTTGGATGAATGAATCttgttgtttttatattttacatgtAAAACTTAATTGACTATTCTATCTTGATGATCATGACTTGTattgaattgtttttatttaattatttttatctttcaaGTAATCTTCAATTAAGAATATgagaattaattataattgaattattgcatcattgtaaaagaaaatgatatgatcataaaaaaattcttagaGCTTATAATCACAATTTGTTACCTAATCTAATTGCCGAGTTTTCAGGATTGAAATATCTTATtctttcaattataataattttcaatatatacttttaaactctttatatatgattattttttttaatatttacactTTCCTCGTGAAGATGACTCATTAATTTTgaccaaaaaaaaaagactCATTATTCAAAAGTCAGCATTGCATGCTGATCCAATGTCGTACGAATCGTACATAATAACGGTCAAACCTCTCCATATAGTAcagagaataatattattttaatttttgctgagaaaataatatattattttaatataccaTCAAACTAGTTTTTTGAGGTGGGTAATTATTCTATTAAACATGAATTTTTGATCACCacataatttaaatcattttgaagtaattaataaaaataatttattttttctctcaaaaacattatttcttaaaacaaacaaggccttattAAGTAATCCTTTGACATTGTTTGCTTTtggttattatttaattaaatgattagaGTTGTCCATTCGCATAAGGCCATAAGtgatttattgtttattttttcattattattttgatctatacttatttattattactgtAAATGTCTTTGTATTATatggagttttttttatataataatttaaattcaattgtttaaaataaacttCTATAACAAGTTTCAAAATTGTATACAAATATacgaaaggaaaaaaaaatctcaatgtTTGTATCTTTCTCTGTAAATAAGATCACAAATTAGAgactatatataatcaatttaaagagtaccaatttttaaaattcaaaatcaactaAGGagtataacttatttatttttatttcctcCACCAATCTCTCTtcctataaataaattaattaatattagtgaaatattatttaataaaatttatggatttaaaaaataatgatggatgataatttaaaaatattatattcttttttttgttaataaaatatattttaatatttttatttaattaactgaGTTATGCAATTAATGagagacaaaatatatttaaactattttaacaagcctgtaaaaaattattgaactcgacccaaaaaaaatattgggtTAGGATGGTGTGTTTCAAATTCGGGTTAGGTCGGgttaaacaaaaaatttgacCTGAAAAAAATTGTGTTGGATTGCATTTGGGTCGACTCCAGGTGACTTGAATTATAAAATGAGGTCACTCatcaacatattaaaaaaactcatcaacatattaaaaaaaactcttaacaGGTCTGCTCAAACAAAACCTAACTCTAACTAATATGTAtcatatttcttttcttctGCAAACAAAAGAAACTCTTCAAATCAAAGTGGTGAGAATACTTCTTGTACTTCCTAAAGTAGAATAAGAAGATTTATGTTGTAAACAAACATGGGgctatttgtataaaataatcatttcaGATTGGTCGGAttgagaaattttttatttttagcggtttaaccggtaaataatatcatatatatttatattagctatttttgtaaattttagatatattataaataatatttaataatatatattagttatttttaaattttaaattataaattatataaaattgtttaatttatgtgactattaatttaaaaatatatattttttaaaatatattatattgcaacaataatataatatatattataacctattatatatatattattataatatactatattataacataaataaaaaaaatagagaataatataaaagtacGGTGTAAACAagaatttaataagtttaatatttaatttaaaaaatcgaATTATCGGTTCACGGTTAACCGATCAGAATCGACTGGAATCAGTAGAATCAaaaccggtaaaaccgataccaATACTGATCGGTTCTACCAAACTCGATAAAACCGATACCAATACTGGTCGGTTAACCGATTTgtaaaataagagataaaacCGAACTTAATCATAACCGTTTAAACATCTTAAATGCATTTTACTTCAACtcaacctaaacctaaacctaaacctaaacttaAACCACACCACCCCTGAATTGACGCTCCTAAATTAACAGTCAATTAAATCAATACACATggacattaaaattaaaatatatatatatgaaactgTAATTAAAAGAGtaaataaaatgaagataaataaaataaaataattatatttaataaagtttatcatatattaaaataattattttgatgcattttaaaattttgagatatgttattattttatttcttaatcaaagttttacttaaaaaaaaaaactaacacaaaatatatatgttattatcttttttcttaatcaaagttttacttaaaatttaagatatgtTATTATAATAACTTTCATTTTAATCTATGtgttttaaatgtaatttaaaatataaatcataatCTTTGTAAGTTCAAATCATTTTcacttaattattataattggtAAAATTTAAGATGTGTtattgcaagttcaaaacattaATGTTGGTGGGGTTTTAAAACTTGTGATTTAATTATCTTATGGGTTTAGAATTGgcaatattattttgattttatgacTATCATagtttaaataaacaaaattgatgACATGTTGACATAGCACATTTTGGCTGCCTatacaatttctttttttataaatattgactAAAAAAGAGAGTGGGGAAGAAAAGGGAGGGGAGAGGAAGTGAAAAAAGAATggatttaaagttttttttttaaaaggaacTTAGGTCATTGGGATACTTCTTAGATAAGTTTGTTATAGTCTTGGACTTTTTGAGCTTACCGGAAAAAGGTTATACCACAACCACAATATCTTTGAAATTTCATTTTACTATTTTCTTCTAtttgataaagaaaaatatagttctttttaaaattgaattttctaatttttatatagtaaattttaaatgactattaaaatatattatatatcccCTTTATTATTCTAGCAGGAATAAGATATGAATATCTTTAATCTTCTTGAGATCTTATAAGTTTGACTTGTCATGCCACAAATTTTGTGGTTGATTAAATGTGTTTGCTTAAATACTCACTTTGTggctataatttttttgatattataaagatataaaaaaaattacgtaACAAAAGGGATTATTCTTTCAAAAAACAAATGGgctcaatttatttttcatgataatatatatatatttgttttaaataataataatattttattagtcttTTTCAAAAGCTAGCAAGACAAACTAACTATATTGAAGTGAACCATTCAAACTCTTTTTCACATTCGttttaaataatagtaatattttattaaattgttgaAACTgtcaaattgttaaattaactaatcatgattaaaattaaaaaaaaaaatatatatatatatatatatatatatatatatttcttacaaaaaaaataaataatatcttaaCATCTATCTTACTTCGTTCAGCCTTTTAATCATTTCActctaataaattattgaaatatataaataataatagtaaaatgtctttttttttaaaatattttttaatattaaactcattttatatattcctttactaagattattatttttaaattaaatttcaatatatttaataatatttgtgtacATAACAATTTGAGTGCAGTCctaatctttaaataataatattgatgcatttttaaaatttaagatgacttttttctttttgtgtGGACAATCATGACTCATGACTGAGAACATGAATCTTCATGGTTAAGTGTTTGAGTTTTCAAACTCaccaaaaaatttatataaaatgttattatttttcttaatcaaactttttatctaaaaaaactaacacaaatagaatataataactttcattttaatcaaatgtgttttaaatgaaattaaaaatataaactacaaattatttgatttatgaccatcatgatttaaaaaaacaaaattgatgaCCTGTTGACATAAATAAAATGGAGTTATACCCCATCACAATATCTTCAAAAGTCATTTTACTATTTTCTACTATTTGATAAGGAAAAATATAGCTGTCTTCAAAGTTCAATGACTAATTAACTTGTAGATTTCATATAATGCTACAATTTTAAATGactattgaaatatattatatagatataaaaatttaatgtaaCAAAAGGTTTACCCTGTCCACAAACAAATGGgttcaaacttattttttaagataaaatttgtAAGTAAGAGaaactaattgaatcaaatttaaattcaattgaAATGTTCAAACTGAATGAttgatgttttttaaaattgttgaatTGAACTTAGTGGTACGgtcaaacaattaaattaactgatcataattaaaatttaaaaaacactagtaaaaaaaggagctttaccgacggtttttcccgaaggttttgtaaacctctcctaaatactcccgagaggaacaaatccttcgggattaaaaatagattccgaggggggtgtaaaaccttcgggtttattaattattactgaaagttctacaaagaactttcggtttttaccttcccaaaaaacccaaaaaaattctaagtattgggtgtgggttatttgcgaaggttttaggaaaaaccttcggttttcaaatcccttggttttttaattgcgaaggttattcaaagacccttcggttttgccttttttgaaaatttcatttccgaaagttgtacaaagaaccttcggttttgctcattatcaaatttttgaaaaaggtttttccgaaggttttataataaaccctcggttttgactaataactaaaccgaaagttttatgaaaaccttcggcctcgacctctataaatacaaaccctaacccttctctttttcattccgcttctctcctttctctctcttccgcctctGCCGCCGCCTGCCTCTTCCAAGCCAAGCCacgggttcttctcctctcttcaggtaatttgtttgatttgttttttttgttttgtttattgtaagatttagatttttcttaagtttgtatatatatatatattatagatctagatttatgttagtttacgttattttgtttgatgaatatatatatatatatacatatatctgaaatgcatttaggatatgggtgatgattcgacatggaagagacttcggcgtacaccggagaaactgcatccgtgttaccagaatctgataacacaatcagaaattgcggcacgtgaggaagaggtcagaaagatgacgctggaaatggaacaaatccgactaagggatgccgaaagaggtcgtttgctgagtgaaatcaaagcggaccgggccgaaatgtctcagagattagagaatctcgaacaggaacttgtcttgttgaggagtcgactgaatcaaccaccccctccttccaccccatctaataattaatttgtagatttattatggatttatgacagttatgttttaatatttatgaattattgttattatgtttgttttgtttggtttaatatgttttattaaataattatgttttgttgacttttcacctttttttaaaaaaaaaacgcatcgccaaaaccgatgggtttatttgaaaaccttcggttttgaccaattttttttaaaatattggggtaaaaaccgaaggttttcaagtaaaccttcggttttgaccttacattaaaaaaatcagatttttttctaagtatggggaagggtaaaaaccgaaggttttcaaataaaccttcggttttgaccttacattaaaaaatcagatttttttctaagtatggggaagggtaaaaaccgaaggttttcaaataaaccttcggttttgaccttacattaaaaaaatcagatttttttctaagtatggggaagggtaaaaaccgaaggttttcaaataaaccttcggttttgaccttacattaaaaaaatcagatttttttctaagtatggggtagggtaaaaaccgaaggttttcaaataaaccttcggttttgaccttacgttaaaaaaatcagatttttttctaagtatggggaagggtaaaaaccgaaggttttcaaataaaccttcggttttgaccttacattaaaaaaatcagatttttttctaagtatggggaagggtaa
Proteins encoded:
- the LOC124911763 gene encoding WRKY transcription factor 71-like is translated as MSDDTRNFFYNDPFNSFSSPYYPIISPEDIEDYTSLTYFGFSSPQKEEIKPDIDLGPGLRISANSSSMDQGQDQDHEVKSRMKEYVRRVFDDDHKIDGGDQSANKVEKGMKKKEREARFAFVTRSEVDHLDDGYKWRKYGQKSVKNSPFPRSYYRCTTQKCGVKKLVERSYNDPSTVITTYEGQHNHPLPVSRGGLIHTSTLQPPDLLSQSVNPSRGILYDNVDLGGTSSTSQWNGMSSFDLQEQFSDFGLLQDMFIKND